One region of Sphingomonas kaistensis genomic DNA includes:
- a CDS encoding nicotinate-nucleotide adenylyltransferase yields the protein MTRRIGLLGGSFNPAHRAHRAMSLAAAAALGLDEVWWLVSPGNPLKPKAGMAPYAARLASARQLARRSIIRVSDIEQRLGTVYTADTLAKLTRRYPRHRFIWLMGEDTVAQFHQWKNWRQLAATVPIAVLSRPGYDDEARTARVSGWLRRFVRPGAQARDWTRWSAPAIVFLGLPPDRTSATQLRAADPFWHQRFARNTNGGSGVTLFAEHRRHLG from the coding sequence ATGACGCGCCGCATCGGCCTGCTTGGCGGAAGCTTCAACCCGGCGCATCGCGCGCACCGGGCGATGAGCCTTGCCGCCGCCGCCGCGCTCGGGCTGGACGAGGTGTGGTGGCTGGTCAGTCCGGGCAATCCGCTCAAACCCAAGGCCGGGATGGCACCCTATGCGGCGCGGCTCGCCTCGGCCCGCCAGCTCGCCCGCCGCTCGATCATCCGGGTCAGCGACATCGAACAACGGCTTGGCACCGTCTACACCGCCGATACGCTGGCGAAGTTGACCCGGCGCTATCCCCGGCACCGCTTCATCTGGCTGATGGGCGAGGACACTGTGGCGCAATTTCATCAGTGGAAAAACTGGCGTCAGCTGGCCGCAACGGTGCCGATTGCCGTTTTGTCCCGTCCCGGCTATGATGACGAGGCCCGCACGGCTCGCGTGTCGGGCTGGCTCCGGCGCTTCGTCCGGCCTGGAGCGCAGGCACGGGACTGGACGCGTTGGAGTGCCCCGGCGATCGTCTTCCTGGGCTTACCGCCTGACCGGACTTCCGCAACGCAGCTCCGCGCCGCCGACCCCTTTTGGCACCAACGTTTCGCCCGCAACACGAATGGTGGCTCGGGCGTTACTCTTTTCGCAGAACACAGGAGACATCTTGGCTGA
- a CDS encoding murein hydrolase activator EnvC family protein, with product MRRLMLLALAPLLVSAADPVRVAEQEARAAAAEQTRLETAAAQARDAAGKAAAQRAAEAQAMLAADTRIALAEAQLAALDRRRAILDARLAEARRPATALLAGLAEAGRRPAWLMLATAGGAEEQVRLTALVRALGPEVEKRTMALRGEAEALAATAGAQRALKLQLGAERKAAAEAQARFAARESEALASARARDSEAFAAGDTVIDRGERLAMLTGEAARRQAARSLAATLAKLPAAEPRPAPADGRAPRPPFAWSIPAGGQVTSGMGELADNGVRARGVTFAAPQGTQVVAPAEGRVAFAGPFRRRAGVVIIDHGEGWATLLTEVRPAVAVGERVARGQPIGRALASVTAELFHRGRAEPASLIAASR from the coding sequence ATGCGCCGCCTGATGCTCCTCGCCCTTGCTCCGCTGCTGGTGTCGGCGGCCGACCCGGTGCGGGTGGCCGAGCAGGAAGCACGGGCCGCGGCGGCCGAGCAGACGCGCCTCGAAACGGCCGCGGCGCAGGCCCGCGACGCGGCGGGCAAGGCGGCCGCCCAGCGCGCGGCCGAAGCACAGGCGATGCTTGCCGCCGACACCCGGATCGCGCTGGCCGAAGCGCAGCTTGCGGCGCTCGACCGCCGACGTGCGATCCTGGACGCCCGGCTGGCGGAAGCGCGGCGCCCGGCGACCGCGTTGCTTGCGGGCCTGGCCGAGGCCGGACGGCGCCCGGCCTGGCTGATGCTGGCAACCGCCGGCGGCGCTGAGGAGCAGGTCCGGCTGACCGCTCTGGTCCGCGCGCTTGGTCCCGAGGTCGAAAAACGGACAATGGCGCTGCGCGGCGAAGCGGAGGCGCTGGCCGCGACCGCCGGTGCGCAGCGCGCGCTGAAGCTGCAGCTGGGCGCGGAGCGAAAGGCGGCGGCCGAGGCGCAGGCGCGCTTCGCCGCGCGCGAAAGCGAGGCGCTGGCCTCGGCCCGGGCCCGCGACTCGGAAGCCTTTGCGGCCGGCGACACCGTGATCGACCGCGGCGAGCGGCTGGCGATGCTGACCGGTGAGGCTGCGCGGCGGCAGGCGGCACGCTCGCTCGCGGCGACTCTGGCCAAACTTCCCGCCGCTGAGCCGCGTCCCGCGCCGGCCGACGGGCGGGCCCCCCGGCCGCCGTTCGCGTGGAGCATTCCGGCGGGCGGGCAGGTGACAAGCGGAATGGGCGAGCTTGCCGACAATGGGGTCCGCGCGCGCGGCGTGACCTTTGCCGCTCCGCAAGGCACGCAGGTCGTTGCGCCAGCCGAGGGGCGGGTCGCCTTTGCCGGGCCGTTCCGGCGCCGCGCCGGCGTGGTGATCATCGATCACGGCGAGGGCTGGGCGACCCTGCTGACCGAAGTCCGCCCGGCGGTGGCGGTCGGCGAGCGGGTCGCCCGCGGCCAGCCGATCGGGCGCGCCCTGGCGTCGGTCACCGCCGAACTGTTCCACCGTGGCCGGGCCGAGCCGGCCTCGCTGATCGCAGCTTCTCGATAA
- a CDS encoding DUF3667 domain-containing protein, whose protein sequence is MNVVEPIADAVTGGLAARAVEPRTGLDESGHTTERACLNCGTPLAGDYCHACGQHAHVHRSLGAFGHDLLHGVFHFEGKIWRTLPMLAWRPGELTRRYIDGQRASFVSPIALFLFGVFLMFAVVSQLPSNSLIDTSQLQAGLENGVKESEAKLRDLATQRTRAVAAGDQAAIARIDRTIASQNEDIALARDIAKDGTAGALTHASDDAPTSVAALNDAYLKAKKNPELLFFKLKSNGYKYSWALIPLSLPLMWLLFPFSRRWRLYDHTVFVTYSLCFMTLLVVTGSLYRLTGLPGVGLLTLIPPVHMYRQLRGAYSLSSLSALWRAAVLSVGSFSIVILFGIGLVLLGLFD, encoded by the coding sequence ATGAACGTCGTCGAACCGATCGCGGATGCTGTCACCGGGGGGCTTGCCGCGCGTGCGGTCGAGCCGCGCACGGGGCTCGACGAGAGCGGCCACACCACCGAGCGCGCCTGCCTAAACTGCGGCACGCCGCTGGCCGGCGATTATTGCCACGCCTGCGGCCAGCATGCCCACGTCCACCGCTCGCTCGGCGCCTTTGGGCACGACCTGCTGCACGGCGTGTTCCACTTCGAGGGCAAGATCTGGCGCACCCTGCCGATGCTGGCATGGCGCCCGGGCGAGCTCACCCGCCGCTACATCGACGGGCAGCGCGCCAGCTTCGTGTCGCCGATCGCCCTGTTCCTGTTCGGCGTCTTCCTGATGTTCGCGGTGGTCAGCCAGCTTCCCTCGAACAGCCTCATCGACACCAGCCAGCTCCAGGCCGGGCTTGAGAATGGGGTCAAGGAATCCGAGGCCAAGCTGCGCGACCTGGCAACCCAGCGGACACGCGCCGTGGCCGCCGGCGACCAGGCGGCGATCGCCCGGATCGACCGGACGATCGCTTCCCAGAACGAGGACATCGCCTTGGCCCGCGATATCGCCAAGGATGGCACGGCGGGAGCGCTGACCCACGCCTCGGACGATGCGCCGACCTCGGTTGCCGCCCTCAACGACGCCTATCTCAAGGCCAAGAAGAACCCCGAACTCCTGTTCTTCAAGCTCAAGAGCAACGGCTACAAGTACAGCTGGGCGCTGATCCCTCTGTCGCTGCCGCTGATGTGGCTGCTGTTTCCCTTTTCGCGCCGCTGGCGATTGTACGACCACACGGTGTTCGTGACCTATTCACTTTGCTTCATGACGTTGCTGGTGGTGACCGGAAGCCTTTACCGGCTGACCGGCCTGCCAGGGGTCGGGCTGCTGACGCTGATCCCGCCCGTCCACATGTACCGTCAGCTGCGCGGCGCCTACAGCCTGTCGAGCCTGTCGGCGCTGTGGCGGGCCGCCGTGCTGAGCGTCGGCTCCTTCTCGATCGTGATCCTGTTCGGGATCGGCCTCGTGCTGCTCGGCCTGTTCGACTAG
- a CDS encoding disulfide bond formation protein B, whose amino-acid sequence MDARTGDLAAVRGRSLRLAQWLALAVPGSLLLGALGSQHLGGLNPCEMCLWQRWPHLAAVVLAGLSLVAPRLARPLTWLAALAIASSGVIGLFHAGVEQGWWEGLTTCSTVATGATPEELLKSIMATPLIRCDQIAWSFLLLSLAAWNALISLLSTGAILWLTQKR is encoded by the coding sequence ATGGACGCTCGGACGGGCGATCTTGCGGCGGTTCGCGGCCGCTCGTTGCGGCTTGCGCAATGGCTTGCGCTGGCGGTGCCCGGCAGCCTTCTGCTTGGCGCGCTCGGCTCGCAGCACCTGGGCGGCCTCAATCCGTGCGAGATGTGCCTGTGGCAACGCTGGCCGCATCTTGCCGCGGTCGTGTTGGCCGGCCTGTCGCTTGTCGCCCCGCGCCTCGCCAGGCCGCTGACCTGGCTGGCGGCGCTCGCCATCGCCTCCTCGGGCGTGATCGGGCTGTTCCATGCCGGGGTTGAGCAGGGCTGGTGGGAAGGCCTCACCACCTGCTCGACCGTGGCGACCGGTGCGACTCCCGAGGAGCTGCTCAAGTCGATCATGGCGACCCCGCTGATCCGCTGTGACCAGATCGCCTGGTCGTTCCTCCTCCTGTCGCTGGCCGCGTGGAACGCCCTCATCTCCCTTCTTTCCACCGGAGCGATCCTATGGCTGACGCAGAAGCGCTGA
- a CDS encoding serine hydrolase, which translates to MRVFALLAWILSLVAAHPALAASSPHLQSLEQQLATLLAGRSGDVGVAALDLATGETVAINGDKAYPMASTMKVAVAAAYLDQVESGRRTLNDRIAGQSARALIESMMIKSNNQSTDLLIANLGGPRAIQQWLDHNQIRGVRVDRNIARLLADKRDLWDLRDSSTPVAMVEMLRSLDKGNILTPANRAYLLDVMARCSTGKNRIRGMLAGVPIAHKTGTLNNYTSDVGYLTLPDGRRLAVAFFARGGTDRPLTIAQAARTIYDGFAGWVRSVAFSDSMARAISAN; encoded by the coding sequence ATGCGCGTTTTCGCCTTGCTCGCCTGGATTCTCAGCCTGGTCGCCGCACATCCGGCCCTGGCGGCGTCCAGCCCGCACCTGCAAAGCCTCGAACAACAGCTCGCGACCCTGCTTGCGGGCCGCTCGGGCGACGTCGGCGTCGCCGCGCTCGACCTCGCCACCGGCGAAACGGTCGCCATCAACGGCGACAAGGCCTATCCGATGGCCTCGACCATGAAGGTCGCGGTTGCCGCCGCCTATCTCGACCAGGTCGAATCCGGCCGCCGCACCCTGAACGACAGGATCGCCGGGCAAAGCGCGCGTGCACTGATCGAATCGATGATGATCAAGTCCAACAACCAGTCGACCGACCTGCTGATCGCCAACCTCGGCGGGCCGCGTGCGATCCAGCAATGGCTCGATCACAATCAGATCCGCGGCGTCCGGGTCGATCGCAACATCGCCCGCCTGCTCGCCGACAAGCGCGACCTGTGGGACCTGCGCGACAGTTCGACCCCGGTGGCGATGGTGGAAATGCTGCGCTCGCTCGACAAGGGCAACATCCTGACCCCGGCCAACCGCGCCTATCTGCTCGACGTCATGGCCCGTTGCAGCACTGGCAAGAACCGCATCCGCGGTATGCTCGCCGGAGTGCCGATCGCCCACAAGACGGGCACCCTCAACAATTACACGAGCGACGTCGGCTATCTGACCCTGCCCGACGGGCGCCGGCTGGCAGTGGCCTTCTTCGCCCGCGGCGGCACCGATCGTCCGCTGACAATCGCCCAGGCCGCGCGGACCATCTACGACGGCTTCGCCGGCTGGGTCCGCAGCGTCGCCTTCTCCGACAGCATGGCCCGGGCAATCAGCGCCAACTGA
- a CDS encoding S41 family peptidase, whose translation MIRKLLPPLALVGALALVPAVTATQAASDAQTYKELETFMGVFERVRANYVDQTDDHKLIKGAIDGMLASLDPHSSYLEASDFRQLRTTTDGNYGGLGLSVTQEDGTVKVISPTEDTPADRAGIKAGDYITHLDGELLYGLDLDEAVEKMRGPPGSPIKITIVRPGRDKPFDVTLRRERIELKPVKWELKDGIGVLNINSFSANVGEQVASALTAMDKAAGGKPLGYVIDLRSNPGGLLDQAVSVSDAFLERGEIVSERGRAKDDIERFYARPGDLTGGRPIVVLVDAGSASAAEIVAGALQDHRRAVVMGERSFGKGSVQTVIQLDQESALRLTTARYFTPSGRSVQAGGIDPDIIVPQLSDPDYKDRPTIREADLRRHLVAQNKIDDKLLEKDDAVDPRFTATAAELEKKGVKDFQLDYAVKSLKRLAGGPGGAPKAR comes from the coding sequence ATGATCCGCAAGCTCCTCCCCCCGCTGGCTCTCGTCGGGGCGCTCGCCCTGGTTCCCGCCGTCACCGCCACCCAGGCGGCCTCGGACGCGCAGACCTACAAGGAGCTCGAAACCTTCATGGGGGTGTTCGAGCGGGTGCGCGCGAATTACGTCGACCAGACCGACGATCACAAGCTGATCAAGGGCGCGATCGACGGGATGCTGGCCAGCCTCGATCCGCACAGCTCCTATCTCGAAGCCTCGGATTTCCGCCAGCTGCGGACCACCACCGACGGTAATTACGGCGGCCTTGGCCTGTCGGTCACGCAGGAGGACGGGACGGTCAAGGTGATCAGCCCGACCGAGGACACCCCGGCCGACCGCGCGGGCATCAAGGCCGGCGACTATATCACCCACCTCGACGGCGAGCTGCTGTACGGCCTCGACCTCGACGAGGCGGTGGAGAAGATGCGGGGGCCTCCGGGCAGCCCGATCAAGATCACCATCGTCCGCCCCGGCCGCGACAAGCCGTTCGACGTGACGCTGCGCCGCGAGCGGATCGAGCTGAAGCCGGTCAAGTGGGAGCTGAAGGACGGCATCGGCGTCCTCAACATCAACAGCTTCTCGGCCAATGTCGGCGAGCAGGTCGCTTCCGCCCTGACCGCGATGGACAAGGCCGCCGGCGGCAAGCCGCTGGGCTACGTGATCGACCTCCGCTCCAATCCGGGCGGGCTGCTCGACCAGGCGGTGTCGGTCAGCGACGCCTTCCTCGAGCGCGGCGAGATCGTGTCCGAGCGCGGCCGCGCCAAGGACGATATCGAACGCTTCTATGCCCGTCCGGGCGACCTTACCGGCGGACGACCGATCGTGGTGCTGGTGGATGCCGGTTCGGCCTCGGCGGCGGAGATCGTCGCCGGCGCGCTGCAGGATCACCGCCGCGCTGTGGTGATGGGCGAGCGCAGCTTCGGCAAGGGGTCGGTCCAGACCGTCATCCAGCTCGACCAGGAAAGCGCGCTGCGGCTCACCACCGCCCGCTACTTCACGCCATCGGGCCGGTCGGTCCAGGCCGGCGGGATCGATCCGGACATCATCGTGCCGCAGCTGAGCGATCCCGACTACAAGGACCGCCCGACCATCCGCGAGGCCGATCTGCGCCGCCACCTCGTCGCGCAGAACAAGATCGACGACAAATTGCTCGAAAAGGATGATGCGGTCGATCCGCGCTTCACCGCCACCGCCGCCGAGCTCGAGAAGAAGGGCGTCAAGGACTTCCAGCTCGATTATGCCGTCAAGTCGCTGAAGCGGCTGGCCGGCGGCCCGGGCGGAGCGCCCAAGGCACGCTGA
- the ftsH gene encoding ATP-dependent zinc metalloprotease FtsH gives MDDKNKKPGSPWSKSLLIWVGVLFGLVLFAQLLEGGSRAQTGNPIAYSEFVRQVGEGNVRQVTSSATQTGDRIISGKLANGESFRTTAPSDAQVTERLLAAGVQVQVKEAEQSSIWWIILVQSLPFILILGISFFIMRQMQKNAGSGAMGFGKSRAKILVPKEGRVTFADVAGIDEAREELQEIVEFLKDPGRFARLGGKIPKGALLVGSPGTGKTLLARAIAGEAGVPFFTISGSDFVEMFVGVGASRVRDMFEQAKKSAPCIVFIDEIDAVGRHRGAGLGNGNDEREQTLNQLLVEMDGFEANEGIIIIAATNRPDVLDPALLRPGRFDRQVVVPRPDIEGREQILSVHMKKVPLAPDVDARTIARGTPGFSGADLANLVNEAALLAARKGKRLVAMSEFEEAKDKVMMGTERRSMVMTEDEKRMTAYHEAGHAIVAIHEPASDPIHKATIIPRGRALGMVMRLPERDNYSYHRDKMHANLAVAMGGRVAEEIIFGYDKVSSGASSDIQYVTTLARDMVTKWGMSDAMGPLQYAEADEEVFLGYSMNRQRQMSDETAKAIDTEIRRIVEGGYDRAKELLGTHEDQLHTLAKALLEYETLSGEEITKVLDGGTIDRGGSSRPVVPPAGVGIPKTRKPTGFGGAAPAGV, from the coding sequence ATGGACGACAAGAACAAGAAGCCGGGCAGCCCCTGGAGCAAGAGCCTGCTGATCTGGGTCGGCGTGCTGTTCGGGCTGGTGCTCTTCGCGCAATTGCTCGAGGGCGGCAGCCGGGCGCAGACCGGCAATCCGATCGCCTATTCGGAATTCGTTCGCCAGGTCGGCGAGGGCAATGTCCGCCAGGTCACCAGCAGCGCCACCCAGACGGGCGACCGCATTATCAGCGGCAAGCTCGCCAATGGCGAAAGCTTCCGCACCACCGCCCCGTCCGACGCGCAGGTGACCGAGCGCCTGCTCGCCGCCGGCGTGCAGGTGCAGGTCAAGGAAGCCGAGCAGTCGAGCATCTGGTGGATCATCCTGGTCCAGTCGCTGCCGTTCATCCTGATCCTCGGCATCAGCTTCTTCATCATGCGCCAGATGCAGAAGAATGCCGGATCGGGCGCGATGGGCTTCGGCAAGAGCCGGGCCAAGATCCTCGTCCCCAAGGAGGGCCGGGTGACCTTCGCCGACGTCGCCGGCATCGACGAAGCCCGCGAGGAGCTGCAGGAGATCGTCGAGTTTCTGAAGGATCCGGGCCGCTTCGCCCGCCTCGGCGGCAAGATTCCCAAGGGCGCGCTGCTGGTCGGCTCGCCCGGTACCGGCAAGACGCTGCTCGCCCGCGCCATCGCGGGTGAGGCGGGCGTGCCGTTCTTCACCATCTCGGGCTCGGACTTCGTCGAGATGTTCGTCGGCGTCGGCGCGAGCCGTGTCCGCGACATGTTCGAGCAGGCCAAGAAGAGCGCGCCGTGCATCGTCTTCATCGACGAGATCGACGCGGTCGGCCGCCATCGCGGCGCCGGCCTCGGCAACGGCAACGACGAGCGCGAGCAGACGCTGAACCAGCTGCTGGTCGAGATGGATGGCTTCGAGGCCAACGAAGGCATCATCATCATTGCCGCGACCAACCGTCCGGACGTGCTCGACCCCGCGCTTCTGCGTCCGGGCCGCTTCGACCGCCAGGTCGTCGTTCCGCGTCCCGACATCGAGGGCCGCGAGCAGATCCTCAGCGTGCACATGAAGAAGGTGCCGCTGGCGCCCGACGTCGACGCGCGCACCATCGCCCGCGGCACGCCCGGCTTCTCGGGCGCCGACCTTGCCAACCTCGTCAACGAGGCGGCACTGCTGGCCGCGCGCAAGGGCAAGCGGCTGGTCGCGATGAGCGAGTTCGAGGAAGCCAAGGACAAGGTGATGATGGGGACCGAGCGCCGGTCCATGGTCATGACCGAGGACGAGAAGCGCATGACCGCCTATCACGAGGCCGGTCACGCCATCGTCGCCATCCACGAGCCGGCGTCCGACCCGATCCACAAGGCCACCATCATCCCGCGCGGCCGTGCGCTGGGCATGGTGATGCGCCTGCCGGAGCGCGACAATTACAGCTATCACCGCGACAAGATGCACGCCAACCTGGCGGTGGCGATGGGCGGCCGCGTCGCCGAGGAGATCATCTTCGGCTACGACAAGGTCAGCTCGGGTGCGTCGAGCGATATCCAGTATGTCACCACCTTGGCCCGCGACATGGTCACCAAATGGGGCATGTCGGACGCGATGGGGCCGCTGCAATATGCCGAGGCCGACGAGGAAGTGTTCCTCGGCTATTCGATGAACCGCCAGCGCCAGATGAGCGACGAGACGGCCAAGGCGATCGACACCGAGATTCGCCGCATCGTCGAAGGCGGCTACGACCGCGCCAAGGAACTGCTCGGCACCCACGAGGACCAGCTTCACACGCTGGCCAAGGCGCTGCTCGAATATGAGACGCTGTCGGGCGAGGAGATCACCAAGGTTCTGGACGGCGGTACGATCGATCGCGGCGGTTCGTCGCGCCCGGTGGTCCCGCCGGCCGGGGTCGGCATTCCCAAGACCCGCAAGCCGACCGGCTTCGGCGGAGCGGCCCCCGCAGGGGTCTGA
- a CDS encoding DUF1206 domain-containing protein, with translation MRTDPSGALTTLTRLGFASRGLLYLVIGFLILRTGRTEDTSGALSVLAEGGGRILLGLMIAGFLAYGLWRLSDAAFNIERHEPGRKGLAERGGALASGLVHLFLAWQAVRLFNHSGAGSSGASGGGSGTQEQAQTALSLPGGQLLLMIAGLTLLVVGVIQFKKAWEAEFLKHLEPGVAHQPWARYTGQAGYAARGAVFLISGAFLTSAGFKEQAGEAGGMEEALTWLTSPWDTVVAIGLLLFGLYCLIEARFRIINDVPVDGLAHKARSKLPI, from the coding sequence ATGCGCACAGACCCGAGCGGCGCGCTCACCACTCTCACCCGCCTTGGCTTCGCCTCGCGCGGGCTGCTGTATCTGGTGATCGGCTTCCTGATCCTGCGCACCGGCCGGACCGAGGATACCAGCGGTGCGCTGTCGGTCCTGGCCGAGGGCGGCGGGCGGATCCTGCTCGGGCTGATGATCGCCGGCTTCCTCGCCTACGGCCTGTGGCGCCTGTCCGACGCCGCCTTCAACATCGAGCGGCATGAGCCCGGCCGAAAGGGCCTCGCCGAGCGCGGCGGCGCGCTTGCAAGCGGGCTCGTCCACCTGTTCCTCGCCTGGCAGGCGGTGCGGCTGTTCAATCATTCGGGCGCCGGAAGCAGCGGTGCCAGCGGCGGCGGGAGCGGCACCCAGGAACAGGCGCAAACCGCCTTGTCGCTTCCCGGCGGGCAGTTGCTGCTGATGATCGCCGGCCTGACCCTGCTGGTGGTCGGCGTGATCCAGTTCAAGAAAGCGTGGGAGGCCGAGTTCCTCAAGCATCTGGAGCCCGGCGTCGCCCACCAGCCGTGGGCGCGCTACACGGGCCAAGCCGGCTATGCCGCACGCGGCGCGGTGTTCCTGATCAGCGGCGCCTTCCTGACCAGCGCCGGCTTCAAGGAGCAGGCCGGAGAGGCCGGCGGCATGGAGGAAGCGCTGACGTGGCTCACCTCGCCGTGGGACACGGTGGTCGCCATCGGCCTGCTGCTGTTCGGCCTCTACTGCCTGATCGAGGCGCGCTTCCGGATCATCAACGACGTCCCGGTCGACGGCCTTGCCCACAAAGCACGGTCGAAGCTTCCGATCTGA
- the rsfS gene encoding ribosome silencing factor encodes MVGARTPASVEDIHAAVLRSLDDDQAVEVVSIPLAGKSSIADHMVIASGRSTRQVASMATKLADRLKQDHGKLVRIEGLPTADWVLIDADDVIIHLFRPEVRSFYNLERMWAFGDEKAAATA; translated from the coding sequence ATGGTCGGCGCCCGCACGCCGGCTTCCGTCGAGGACATTCATGCGGCGGTACTCCGCAGCCTCGACGACGATCAGGCTGTCGAGGTGGTGTCCATTCCGCTCGCCGGTAAGTCGAGCATCGCCGATCACATGGTGATCGCCTCGGGCCGTTCGACCCGGCAGGTGGCCAGCATGGCGACCAAGCTCGCCGATCGCCTGAAGCAGGATCATGGCAAGCTGGTCCGGATCGAGGGTCTGCCGACCGCCGACTGGGTCCTGATCGACGCCGACGACGTGATCATTCACCTGTTCCGGCCCGAAGTGCGCAGCTTCTACAATTTGGAACGGATGTGGGCGTTCGGCGACGAAAAGGCGGCTGCGACCGCCTGA
- a CDS encoding demethoxyubiquinone hydroxylase family protein, translating to MADAEALKSGWKPGDRAPDLHSMLRVDHAGEYGATRIYAGQLAVLRGSSRAAHLVTHMAAQEDAHLARFNQLLAERKVRPTLLQPLWHVGGFALGAATALLSERAAMACTDAVETEIDRHYEEQLQELGDSDPELSADIRQFQAEELEHRDTAREHGALETPGYPLLSFAIRSLCKVAIAASKRI from the coding sequence ATGGCTGACGCAGAAGCGCTGAAGTCCGGCTGGAAGCCGGGCGACCGGGCGCCCGACCTCCACTCGATGCTGCGCGTCGACCATGCCGGCGAATATGGCGCGACCCGCATCTATGCCGGCCAGCTGGCGGTGCTTCGCGGCTCCTCGCGCGCCGCCCACCTGGTCACCCACATGGCGGCGCAAGAAGATGCCCACCTCGCCCGCTTCAACCAGCTGCTGGCCGAGCGGAAGGTCCGCCCGACCCTGCTCCAGCCGCTGTGGCACGTCGGCGGCTTCGCGCTCGGCGCGGCGACTGCATTGCTCAGCGAGCGGGCGGCGATGGCCTGCACCGACGCGGTCGAGACCGAGATCGACCGCCATTACGAAGAGCAATTGCAGGAACTTGGCGACAGCGATCCCGAATTATCGGCCGACATCCGCCAGTTCCAAGCCGAGGAACTGGAGCATCGCGACACGGCGCGCGAACATGGCGCGCTGGAAACCCCCGGCTATCCCTTGCTCAGCTTTGCCATCCGCTCCCTCTGCAAGGTCGCGATCGCGGCCTCCAAGCGGATCTAG
- a CDS encoding 23S rRNA (pseudouridine(1915)-N(3))-methyltransferase RlmH, with product MLLHIIARGKIGRSPEGELVERYLKRLTWPHKLTELPDRGGTVPPALAPAVTVLLDERGKALASSELAARLDKWRVSGVRECRFLLGAADGHEEAERAGADLLLSFGAATWPHLLARAMLAEQLYRATSWLAGHPYHRQG from the coding sequence GTGCTCCTCCACATCATCGCCCGCGGCAAGATCGGCCGCTCGCCCGAGGGCGAGCTGGTCGAGCGTTACCTCAAGCGCCTGACCTGGCCGCACAAGCTGACCGAATTGCCCGATCGCGGCGGCACGGTTCCGCCTGCGCTTGCGCCGGCGGTCACCGTCCTGCTCGACGAGCGCGGCAAGGCGCTGGCGTCGAGCGAGCTTGCGGCAAGGCTCGACAAGTGGCGCGTAAGCGGGGTGCGCGAATGCCGGTTCCTACTCGGTGCGGCCGACGGCCATGAAGAGGCCGAGCGGGCCGGCGCCGACCTGCTGCTGAGCTTCGGCGCGGCGACATGGCCGCACCTGCTGGCCCGGGCGATGCTGGCCGAACAATTGTACCGCGCCACCAGCTGGCTTGCGGGCCATCCCTATCACCGGCAAGGCTGA